A window of the Electrophorus electricus isolate fEleEle1 chromosome 11, fEleEle1.pri, whole genome shotgun sequence genome harbors these coding sequences:
- the opn3 gene encoding opsin-3: protein MNYFNESRTQTSAERYIFASGTYKLLAFTIGTIGVLGFCNNAVVIILYYRFKRLRTPTNLLLANISASDLLVSVVGINFTFVSCVKQEWLWNSAACVWDGFSNSLLGVVSLMTLSALAYERYIRVVHAKVVDFPWAWRAITHIWLYSLAWTGAPLLGWNRYTLEVHQLGCSLDWASKDPNDASFILFFLLGCFFIPIGIMAYCYGNILYAVHMLRSIEDLQTVHIVKVLRYEKKVAAMLLLMISCYLLCWTPYAVVSMLEAFGKRNAVSPTAAIIPSFFAKSSTVYNPVIYALMSRKFRHCMLQLLCSRLGRLQQSIKDRPLTCSNQPIRPIVMSQSRHDRPKKRVTFNSSSIVFIITSNDTDALDVSSKCGGAPEVNVIQVRPL, encoded by the exons atgaattattttaatgaaagtcGGACGCAGACGAGCGCGGAGCGTTACATCTTCGCGTCTGGGACGTACAAACTTCTCGCCTTCACGATCGGAACCATAGGGGTATTGGGCTTTTGCAACAATGCTGTCGtcattatactttattataGGTTCAAGAGACTGCGCACGCCGACTAATTTGTTGCTCGCGAACATAAGCGCGAGCGACCTGCTGGTGTCCGTCGTCGGAATCAACTTCACCTTCGTCTCGTGCGTTAAGCAGGAGTGGCTGTGGAACAGCGCAGCGTGTGTCTGGGACGGATTCAGCAACAGTTTACTTG GTGTCGTGTCCCTCATGACGCTATCTGCACTGGCGTATGAGCGCTACATCCGAGTGGTACATGCCAAGGTTGTGGACTTTCCCTGGGCCTGGCGCGCCATCACCCACATTTGGCTCTACTCACTGGCCTGGACCGGTGCTCCTCTGCTGGGCTGGAATAGGTACACCCTGGAGGTCCACCAGCTGGGTTGTTCCCTGGACTGGGCATCCAAAGATCCCAACGATGCTTCCttcatcctcttcttcctccttggCTGCTTCTTCATTCCCATAGGGATCATGGCTTACTGCTATGGGAATATTTTATATGCAGTACACATG CTGCGCTCCATTGAAGACCTTCAGACGGTGCACATCGTTAAGGTCCTGCGCTACGAGAAGAAGGTGGCAGCCATGTTGTTGCTGATGATCTCCTGCTACCTGCTGTGCTGGACTCCCTACGCCGTGGTCTCCATGCTGGAGGCTTTCGGCAAGCGCAACGCGGTGTCCCCCACCGCGGCCATTATCCCTTCCTTCTTCGCCAAGTCCAGCACGGTTTACAACCCTGTTATATATGCCCTCATGAGCAGGAAG TTTCGACATTGCATGCTACAGCTGTTGTGCTCTCGTCTGGGCCGCCTGCAGCAGAGCATCAAGGACCGCCCTCTGACCTGCAGCAACCAGCCGATACGCCCGATTGTGATGTCTCAGAGCCGCCACGACCGGCCCAAGAAGAGAGTGACCTTCAACTCATCCTCCATCGTCTTCATCATCACCAGCAATGACACAGACGCTCTGGACGTCAGTTCTAAATGTGGCGGCGCTCCAGAGGTCAATGTCATCCAAGTGCGACCCCTCTGA